One Setaria viridis chromosome 5, Setaria_viridis_v4.0, whole genome shotgun sequence genomic region harbors:
- the LOC117857995 gene encoding uncharacterized protein isoform X2, translating to MGFLRCAVDLCSSQHYRLFRSVCGARSSPGTVSMEKARLTPFPREQAATRICMVSSFATELLEIRSKEPSLHVLVIPGNPGIAAFYKDFVEALYENLDGQASITAVGHISHSQKDSEHGRLFSLHEQIDHKVDFIEQELQHSEQSIVLVGHSIGAYIGLEVFKRFQNKIKMFVGLYPFLKLNKNSVTQSAIGYIARSSFLSKGVSLFASFIGSLQPSITRGIVRRFLGHSWSVTAVDVACCHLLKYHTMRNVLFMAMTEFQKLTEEPDWTFFRAKEDKIAFLFGVDDHWGPLSHLEEISKRAPGVTLSVETEGHTHGYCCREIGSFWVADYIANLIKKQSLIRNN from the exons ATGG GCTTCCTCCGGTGCGCCGTTGACTTGTGCAGCAGTCAG CACTACAGGTTGTTTAGATCGGTGTGCGGCGCGAGGTCAAGCCCAGGCACTGTATCCATGGAGAAAGCGAGGCTCACGCCGTTCCCAAGGGAGCAGGCCGCGACCAGGATATGCATGGTGTCTAG CTTTGCTACAGAATTGCTCGAGATAAGGTCCAAGGAGCCGTCCCTCCATGTGCTGGTTATTCCTGGAAATCCAG GTATCGCTGCATTTTACAAGGACTTTGTCGAAGCTCTCTATGAAAACCTCGATGGGCAAGCATCTATTACGG CGGTAGGGCATATTTCACATAGCCAGAAG GATTCTGAGCATGGACGGTTGTTTTCATTGCATGAACAAATTGACCATAAG GTTGATTTCATTGAACAAGAGCTTCAACATTCTGAACAATCAATAGTTTTG GTTGGCCATTCAATTGGTGCATACATAGGTCTGGAAGTCTTTAAAAGATTTCAGAACAAG ATAAAAATGTTTGTAGGACTCTATCCATTTTTAAAGTTGAACAAGAATTCTGTAACGCAATCAGCAATTGGATATATTGCAAG GTCATCATTCCTTAGTAAAGGGGTTAGTTTATTTGCATCTTTCATCGGATCACTCCAGCCCTCAATTACAAGGGGCATTGTGAGAAGGTTCCTTGGACATTCATGGTCTGTAACAGCTGTTGATGTCGCATGCTGCCATCTCTTAAAG TATCATACGATGCGTAATGTTCTTTTCATGGCAATGACAGAGTTTCAAAAG CTTACTGAAGAACCAGACTGGACGTTCTTTAGAGCAAAAGAGGACAAAATTGCCTTTTTGTTTGGTGTAGACGATCACTGGGGTCCACTATCTCACTTAGAAGAG ATATCAAAGCGCGCGCCCGGGGTCACCTTGTCGGTTGAAACAGAAGGTCACACACATGGCTATTGCTGCAGGGAGATCGGATCCTTTTGGGTTGCAGACTACATCGCAAATTTGATTAAAAAGCAAAGCCTCATTAGAAACAACTAG
- the LOC117857995 gene encoding uncharacterized protein isoform X1 translates to MGFLRCAVDLCSSQHYRLFRSVCGARSSPGTVSMEKARLTPFPREQAATRICMVSSAAIPCSFATELLEIRSKEPSLHVLVIPGNPGIAAFYKDFVEALYENLDGQASITAVGHISHSQKDSEHGRLFSLHEQIDHKVDFIEQELQHSEQSIVLVGHSIGAYIGLEVFKRFQNKIKMFVGLYPFLKLNKNSVTQSAIGYIARSSFLSKGVSLFASFIGSLQPSITRGIVRRFLGHSWSVTAVDVACCHLLKYHTMRNVLFMAMTEFQKLTEEPDWTFFRAKEDKIAFLFGVDDHWGPLSHLEEISKRAPGVTLSVETEGHTHGYCCREIGSFWVADYIANLIKKQSLIRNN, encoded by the exons ATGG GCTTCCTCCGGTGCGCCGTTGACTTGTGCAGCAGTCAG CACTACAGGTTGTTTAGATCGGTGTGCGGCGCGAGGTCAAGCCCAGGCACTGTATCCATGGAGAAAGCGAGGCTCACGCCGTTCCCAAGGGAGCAGGCCGCGACCAGGATATGCATGGTGTCTAG TGCCGCGATTCCCTGCAGCTTTGCTACAGAATTGCTCGAGATAAGGTCCAAGGAGCCGTCCCTCCATGTGCTGGTTATTCCTGGAAATCCAG GTATCGCTGCATTTTACAAGGACTTTGTCGAAGCTCTCTATGAAAACCTCGATGGGCAAGCATCTATTACGG CGGTAGGGCATATTTCACATAGCCAGAAG GATTCTGAGCATGGACGGTTGTTTTCATTGCATGAACAAATTGACCATAAG GTTGATTTCATTGAACAAGAGCTTCAACATTCTGAACAATCAATAGTTTTG GTTGGCCATTCAATTGGTGCATACATAGGTCTGGAAGTCTTTAAAAGATTTCAGAACAAG ATAAAAATGTTTGTAGGACTCTATCCATTTTTAAAGTTGAACAAGAATTCTGTAACGCAATCAGCAATTGGATATATTGCAAG GTCATCATTCCTTAGTAAAGGGGTTAGTTTATTTGCATCTTTCATCGGATCACTCCAGCCCTCAATTACAAGGGGCATTGTGAGAAGGTTCCTTGGACATTCATGGTCTGTAACAGCTGTTGATGTCGCATGCTGCCATCTCTTAAAG TATCATACGATGCGTAATGTTCTTTTCATGGCAATGACAGAGTTTCAAAAG CTTACTGAAGAACCAGACTGGACGTTCTTTAGAGCAAAAGAGGACAAAATTGCCTTTTTGTTTGGTGTAGACGATCACTGGGGTCCACTATCTCACTTAGAAGAG ATATCAAAGCGCGCGCCCGGGGTCACCTTGTCGGTTGAAACAGAAGGTCACACACATGGCTATTGCTGCAGGGAGATCGGATCCTTTTGGGTTGCAGACTACATCGCAAATTTGATTAAAAAGCAAAGCCTCATTAGAAACAACTAG
- the LOC117857995 gene encoding uncharacterized protein isoform X3 yields the protein MEKARLTPFPREQAATRICMVSSFATELLEIRSKEPSLHVLVIPGNPGIAAFYKDFVEALYENLDGQASITAVGHISHSQKDSEHGRLFSLHEQIDHKVDFIEQELQHSEQSIVLVGHSIGAYIGLEVFKRFQNKIKMFVGLYPFLKLNKNSVTQSAIGYIARSSFLSKGVSLFASFIGSLQPSITRGIVRRFLGHSWSVTAVDVACCHLLKYHTMRNVLFMAMTEFQKLTEEPDWTFFRAKEDKIAFLFGVDDHWGPLSHLEEISKRAPGVTLSVETEGHTHGYCCREIGSFWVADYIANLIKKQSLIRNN from the exons ATGGAGAAAGCGAGGCTCACGCCGTTCCCAAGGGAGCAGGCCGCGACCAGGATATGCATGGTGTCTAG CTTTGCTACAGAATTGCTCGAGATAAGGTCCAAGGAGCCGTCCCTCCATGTGCTGGTTATTCCTGGAAATCCAG GTATCGCTGCATTTTACAAGGACTTTGTCGAAGCTCTCTATGAAAACCTCGATGGGCAAGCATCTATTACGG CGGTAGGGCATATTTCACATAGCCAGAAG GATTCTGAGCATGGACGGTTGTTTTCATTGCATGAACAAATTGACCATAAG GTTGATTTCATTGAACAAGAGCTTCAACATTCTGAACAATCAATAGTTTTG GTTGGCCATTCAATTGGTGCATACATAGGTCTGGAAGTCTTTAAAAGATTTCAGAACAAG ATAAAAATGTTTGTAGGACTCTATCCATTTTTAAAGTTGAACAAGAATTCTGTAACGCAATCAGCAATTGGATATATTGCAAG GTCATCATTCCTTAGTAAAGGGGTTAGTTTATTTGCATCTTTCATCGGATCACTCCAGCCCTCAATTACAAGGGGCATTGTGAGAAGGTTCCTTGGACATTCATGGTCTGTAACAGCTGTTGATGTCGCATGCTGCCATCTCTTAAAG TATCATACGATGCGTAATGTTCTTTTCATGGCAATGACAGAGTTTCAAAAG CTTACTGAAGAACCAGACTGGACGTTCTTTAGAGCAAAAGAGGACAAAATTGCCTTTTTGTTTGGTGTAGACGATCACTGGGGTCCACTATCTCACTTAGAAGAG ATATCAAAGCGCGCGCCCGGGGTCACCTTGTCGGTTGAAACAGAAGGTCACACACATGGCTATTGCTGCAGGGAGATCGGATCCTTTTGGGTTGCAGACTACATCGCAAATTTGATTAAAAAGCAAAGCCTCATTAGAAACAACTAG
- the LOC117857995 gene encoding uncharacterized protein isoform X4: MEKARLTPFPREQAATRICMVSSAAIPCSFATELLEIRSKEPSLHVLVIPGNPGIAAFYKDFVEALYENLDGQASITAVGHISHSQKDSEHGRLFSLHEQIDHKVDFIEQELQHSEQSIVLVGHSIGAYIGLEVFKRFQNKIKMFVGLYPFLKLNKNSVTQSAIGYIARSSFLSKGVSLFASFIGSLQPSITRGIVRRFLGHSWSVTAVDVACCHLLKYHTMRNVLFMAMTEFQKLTEEPDWTFFRAKEDKIAFLFGVDDHWGPLSHLEEISKRAPGVTLSVETEGHTHGYCCREIGSFWVADYIANLIKKQSLIRNN, translated from the exons ATGGAGAAAGCGAGGCTCACGCCGTTCCCAAGGGAGCAGGCCGCGACCAGGATATGCATGGTGTCTAG TGCCGCGATTCCCTGCAGCTTTGCTACAGAATTGCTCGAGATAAGGTCCAAGGAGCCGTCCCTCCATGTGCTGGTTATTCCTGGAAATCCAG GTATCGCTGCATTTTACAAGGACTTTGTCGAAGCTCTCTATGAAAACCTCGATGGGCAAGCATCTATTACGG CGGTAGGGCATATTTCACATAGCCAGAAG GATTCTGAGCATGGACGGTTGTTTTCATTGCATGAACAAATTGACCATAAG GTTGATTTCATTGAACAAGAGCTTCAACATTCTGAACAATCAATAGTTTTG GTTGGCCATTCAATTGGTGCATACATAGGTCTGGAAGTCTTTAAAAGATTTCAGAACAAG ATAAAAATGTTTGTAGGACTCTATCCATTTTTAAAGTTGAACAAGAATTCTGTAACGCAATCAGCAATTGGATATATTGCAAG GTCATCATTCCTTAGTAAAGGGGTTAGTTTATTTGCATCTTTCATCGGATCACTCCAGCCCTCAATTACAAGGGGCATTGTGAGAAGGTTCCTTGGACATTCATGGTCTGTAACAGCTGTTGATGTCGCATGCTGCCATCTCTTAAAG TATCATACGATGCGTAATGTTCTTTTCATGGCAATGACAGAGTTTCAAAAG CTTACTGAAGAACCAGACTGGACGTTCTTTAGAGCAAAAGAGGACAAAATTGCCTTTTTGTTTGGTGTAGACGATCACTGGGGTCCACTATCTCACTTAGAAGAG ATATCAAAGCGCGCGCCCGGGGTCACCTTGTCGGTTGAAACAGAAGGTCACACACATGGCTATTGCTGCAGGGAGATCGGATCCTTTTGGGTTGCAGACTACATCGCAAATTTGATTAAAAAGCAAAGCCTCATTAGAAACAACTAG
- the LOC117856956 gene encoding chlorophyll synthase, chloroplastic translates to MQRVRGAALQLPAAARVRAAQLQQQQAACSGSGSRSIVRAQNPVQWQPPVRPAAAKLTAFRFRGQAAVAQQKPRSRRRYRLSSRRSYSRCLFGSFPMAAALLLAASTSSSSSAAFRPPLRLRSPTHPPHPRLIRTGRRPFPVVRAAETDATKDAKPKAPEKAPAADGSSFNQLLGIKGAKQETDIWKIRLQLTKPVTWPPLVWGVLCGAAASGNFHWTVEDVAKSIVCMIMSGPCLTGYTQTINDWYDRDIDAINEPYRPIPSGAISENEVITQIWVLLLAGLGLGALLDVWAGHDFPIVFYLAVGGSLLSYIYSAPPLKLKQNGWIGNFALGASYISLPWWAGQALFGTLTPDIVVLTTLYSIAGLGIAIVNDFKSIEGDRALGLQSLPVAFGMETAKWICVGAIDITQLSVAGYLLSTGKLYYALALLGLTIPQVVFQFQYFLKDPVKYDVKYQASAQPFFVLGLLVTALATSH, encoded by the exons ATGCAACGTGTTCGGGGCgctgctttgcagctgcctgctgctgctcgggtGAGAGCagcgcagctgcagcagcagcaggcagcgtgcagcggcagcggcagccgttCGATCGTCCGCGCTCAGAATCCTGTCCAGTGGCAGCCACCCGTGAGGCCGGCAGCAGCGAAACTGACCGCATTCCGCTTCCGCGGGCAGGCAGCAGTAGCACAGCAGAAACCCCGCAGCCGCAGGCGTTATCGGCTCTCCTCCCGTCGCTCCTACAGCCGCTGCCTCTTCGGCTCCTtccccatggccgccgccctcctcctcgccgcctccacctcgtcctcctcctccgccgccttccggccccctctccgcctccgctctcCCACACACCCTCCTCATCCCCGCCTCATCCGCACTG GGAGGCGGCCGTTCCCGGTGGTCCGCGCGGCCGAGACCGACGCCACCAAAGACG CGAAGCCCAAGGCCCCGGagaaggcgccggcggcggacggctCCAGCTTCAACCAGCTGCTCGGCATCAAAGGCGCCAAGCAGGAGACC GACATTTGGAAGATACGTCTTCAACTTACTAAGCCAGTGACGTGGCCTCCGCTTGTCTGGGGAGTTCTCTGTGGAGCAGCTGCCTCTG GAAATTTCCATTGGACAGTTGAAGATGTCGCAAAATCTATTGTATGCATGATAATGTCTGGCCCATGCCTTACAGGATACACACAG ACAATTAACGACTGGTATGATCGAGACATTGATGCAATCAACGAGCCTTATCGCCCTATTCCATCGGGTGCTATATCAGAAAATGAG GTAATTACTCAGATCTGGGTGCTACTGTTAGCAGGGCTTGGATTGGGTGCTTTGTTAGATGTGTGG GCAGGGCACGATTTTCCTATTGTTTTTTATCTTGCTGTGGGTGGTTCCTTACTTTCCTACATATATTCAGCACCACCTCTCAAG CTCAAGCAGAATGGATGGATTGGGAACTTTGCTCTGGGTGCGAGTTACATTAGCTTGCCCTG gTGGGCTGGCCAGGCGTTATTTGGAACTCTTACTCCTGATATCGTTGTCCTCACAACTTTGTACAGCATAGCAGGG CTAGGGATTGCCATTGTAAACGACTTTAAGAGCATTGAAGGGGATAGAGCTCTGGGTCTTCAG TCACTCCCTGTTGCTTTTGGAATGGAAACTGCAAAATGGATATGCGTTGGAGCAATTGACATCACTCAACTATCTGTTGCAG GCTACCTATTGAGCACTGGGAAGCTATATTACGCCCTGGCGCTGCTTGGACTAACAATCCCTCAAGTGGTTTTCCAG TTCCAGTACTTCCTGAAGGACCCTGTCAAGTATGATGTCAAATATCAG GCAAGCGCGCAGCCGTTCTTCGTATTGGGCCTGCTGGTGACGGCCCTGGCGACCAGCCACTGA
- the LOC117856954 gene encoding DNA mismatch repair protein MLH1, translating into MDVDDPSPRAGGCGANPPRIRRLEESVVNRIAAGEVIQRPSSAVKELVENSLDAGASTVSVTVKDGGLKLIQVSDDGHGIRPEDLPILCERHTTSKLSAYEDLQTIKSMGFRGEALASMTYVGHVTVTTITEGQLHGYRVSYKDGVMENEPKPCAAVKGTQIMVENLFYNMVARRKTLQNSNDDYPKIVDFISRFAVHHINVNFSCRKHGANRADVHSASTSSRLDAIRNVYGASVVRDLMEIEVSDENAGDAVFKMDGYISNANYVAKKITMILFINDRLVDCTSLKRAIEFVYSATLPQASKPFIYMSINLPPEHVDVNIHPTKKEVSLLNQERIIEIIKNTIEEKLRSSNTTRIFQTQAINPSALTQANTQKEKGTEVKMASGMKSQKTPVSQMVRTDPRDPSGRLHTYWHGQSSNLEKKSDLVSVRNVVRSRRNPKDACDLSSRHELLTEVDSQCHPGLLEVVKNCTYVGLTDEVFALIQHNTRLYLVNVVNVSKELMYQQALCRFGNFNAIQLSEPAPLRELLLMALKDDELMGDENDEEKMEIAEVNSEILKENAEMINEYFSIHVDKDGNLTRLPVVLDQYTPDMDRLPEFVLTMANDVTWDDEKECFRTAAAAIGNFYALHPPILPNPYGSGIQLYKKNKDCMASGKCVDNTDEDDIDQELLAEAETAWSQREWTIQHVLFPSMRLFLKPPKSMATDGTFVQVASLEKLYKIFERC; encoded by the exons ATGGACGTCGATGACccgtcgccgcgcgccggcgggTGCGGCGCGAACCCGCCGCGCATCCGGCGGCTGGAGGAATCGGTGGTGAACCGCATCGCGGCGGGGGAGGTGATCCAGCGGCCGTCGTCGGCGGTGAAGGAGCTCGTTGAGAACAGCCTCGACGCCGGCGCCTCCACCGTCTCCGTCACCGTGAAGGACGGAGGACTCAAGCTCATACAGGTCTCCGACGACGGCCACGGCATTCGG CCTGAGGATTTGCCAATATTGTGTGAAAGGCATACTACCTCAAAGCTATCCGCATATGAGGATTTACAGACAATAAAATCTATGGGGTTCAGGGGGGAGGCCTTAGCCAGTATGACTTATGTCGGCCATGTTACTGTGACAACAATAACAGAGGGCCAGCTTCATGGCTACCG TGTTTCTTATAAAGATGGAGTAATGGAGAATGAGCCAAAACCATGTGCTGCGGTTAAAGGAACTCAAATCATG GTTGAAAATTTATTTTACAATATGGTAGCTCGTAGAAAAACATTGCAGAACTCCAATGATGACTACCCCAAGATTGTGGACTTCATTAGTCGGTTTGCAGTCCATCACATCAACGTGAACTTCTCTTGTAGGAAG CATGGAGCCAATAGAGCAGATGTTCATAGTGCAAGCACATCTTCTAGGCTGGATGCTATAAGGAATGTCTATGGGGCTTCTGTCGTCCGTGATCTGATGGAAATAGAGGTTTCAGATGAGAATGCTGGAGATGCAGTCTTCAAGATGGATGGCTACATATCAAATGCAAATTATGTGGCAAAGAAGATCACGATGATCCTTTTCATAAATG ATAGGCTTGTAGACTGCACTTCTCTAAAAAGGGCTATTGAATTTGTGTACTCTGCAACATTGCCTCAAGCATCCAAACCCTTCATATACATGTCCATCAATCTTCCACCAGAACATGTCGATGTCAATATACACCCAACTAAGAAAGAG GTTAGCCTCTTGAATCAAGAGCGTATTATTGAAATTATTAAAAATACTATTGAGGAAAAGCTGAGGAGTTCTAATACCACAAGGATATTCCAAACTCAG GCAATAAACCCCTCGGCACTTACTCAAGCTAACACGCAGAAGGAAAAGGGTACTGAGGTCAAAATGGCATCTG GAATGAAATCTCAAAAGACTCCTGTTAGCCAAATGGTCAGAACTGATCCACGTGATCCATCAGGAAGGTTGCACACTTACTGGCACGGGCAATCTTCAAATCTTGAAAAGAAATCTGACCTTGTTTCTGTAAG AAATGTAGTAAGATCAAGGAGAAATCCAAAAGATGCTTGTGATTTATCCAGTCGTCATGAGCTTCTTACAGAAGTTGATTCTCAATGCCATCCCG GTCTGTTAGAGGTTGTTAAGAATTGCACATATGTTGGACTGACTGATGAAGTTTTCGCTTTGATACAGCACAATACTCGCTTATACCTTGTCAATGTTGTAAATGTTAG TAAAGAACTCATGTACCAGCAAGCACTTTGCCGTTTTGGAAACTTCAATGCTATACAGCTTAGCGAACCAGCTCCTCTTCGGGAGCTGCTACTGATGGCACTGAAGGATGATGAACTAATGGGTGATGAAAATGATGAGGAGAAAATGGAAATTGCAGAA GTAAACTCCGAGATACTGAAAGAAAACGCCGAGATGATTAATGAGTACTTCTCTATTCACGTTGACAAAGATGGAAACCTGACCAGGCTTCCAGTTGTACTTGATCAGTACACCCCTGATATGGACCGTCTCCCAGAATTTGTGCTGACTATGGCGAATGAT GTTACTTGGGATGATGAAAAAGAGTGCTTCCGGACGGCAGCTGCTGCTATTGGGAATTTTTACGCTCTCCATCCTCCCATCCTTCCAAATCCATATGGGAGTGGCATTCAGTtgtacaagaaaaataaagattGCATGGCAAGTGGTAAATGTGTTGATAATACAG ATGAAGATGATATTGATCAAGAACTACTTGCGGAAGCAGAAACAGCATGGTCTCAACGAGAGTGGACCATTCAGCATGTCTTGTTTCCATCCATGCGACTTTTCCTAAAGCCCCCAAAGTCAATGGCAACAGATGGAACATTTGTTCAG GTTGCTTCTCTGGAGAAACTTTACAAGATTTTTGAGAGATGTTAG
- the LOC117856958 gene encoding uncharacterized protein, with product MAKPRRGRSASRSSSGSSSRSPSRSVSSGSVSSRSRSRSRSFSSSSSQSRSRSPPPAKRSSPGARKGRSPSPPPKRGSPSKKVRSPSPPPKKASSPRKASPPAESTVICIDHLSRNVNEAHLKEIFGNFGEVVNVELSMDRLVNLPRGYGYVEFKKRADAEKALLYMDGGQIDGNVVKLRFTLQPRQRAASPMKVPPPPPKRDAPQTDKGAGSAEKDAQQRPRESSPRKKPASPPRKRSPPNRRVESPRRPPDPSPRRRPDSPPIHRRPDPSPVRRGDTPPRRRPLSPLRRRSPSPPRRHRSPMRPSPRRGRGSPSPRRRSPGPLRRRSPPPRRLRSPPRRPPPPRRYSRSPPRRPLRSRSRSISPRRGRGPPLRRGRSDSSYSRSPSPPRKGPRRVSRSRSPRRPPRGRSISSDSRSSSSPSPRRR from the exons atgGCGAAGCCTCGGCGCGGCCGCTCCgcgtcgcgctcctcctcgggctcctcctcccgctcgccGTCCCGCTCCGTCTCCTCGGGCTCCGTCTCGTCTCGCTCCCGGTCGCGCTCCCGCTCcttctcgtcgtcgtcctcccaGTCCCGGAGCCGCTCCCCTCCCCCGGCTAAGCGCAG CTCACCTGGAGCACGGAAAGGTCGATCACCTTCACCACCTCCTAAAAGAGGTTCACCCTCAAAGAAAGTCCGttcgccatcaccaccacctaAAAAGGCTTCATCCCCTAG GAAAGCGTCTCCTCCTGCTGAGTCCACTGTTATCTGCATTGACCATTTATCAAGGAATGTTAATGAGGCTCACTTGAAAGAGATATTTG GAAATTTTGGCGAAGTGGTGAATGTGGAGCTATCAATGGACCGATTG GTAAATCTTCCTCGTGGGTATGGATATGTTGAATTCAAGAAGAGAGCTGATGCTGAGAAGGCTCTTCTTTACATGGATGGT GGTCAAATTGATGGGAATGTTGTTAAGTTGAGATTCACTCTTCAACCACGCCAAAGGGCTGCATCACCTATGAAGgtgcctccccctcctccaaaAAGAGATGCTCCTCAGACTGACAAGGGTGCTGGCAGTGCTGAAAAGGATGCTCAGCAGCGTCCTAGGGAAT CATCTCCACGGAAGAAGCCTGCTTCACCTCCACGGAAGCGATCTCCCCCAAATCGAAGGGTTGAGTCACCCAGGCGCCCACCTGACCCATCTCCTAGGCGTCGTCCTGATTCTCCACCTATCCATCGCCGACCAGATCCTTCTCCTGTCAGGCGTGGTGACACACCTCCTCGCAGGAGACCACTGTCTCCCCTTAGGAGGCGTTCTCCCTCTCCACCCAGAAGGCATAGGTCACCGATGCG TCCTTCACCTAGGAGGGGTCGTGGCAGCCCATCGCCACGCAGGCGCTCCCCTGGACCTCTTAGGCGGCG cTCACCACCACCAAGGCGGTTGAGGAGCCCACCAAGAAGGCCACCACCTCCACGTCGTTATAGTCGTTCTCCTCCTCGCCGACCCCTTCGCTCCCGCTCCAGATCGATTTCTCCAAGAAG GGGTCGAGGGCCTCCATTGAGGCGTGGAAGGTCAGACTCATCATATTCTCGATCGCCTAGTCCACCAAGAAAG GGGCCAAGAAGGGTATCAAGGAGTCGTAGCCCTAGGAG GCCTCCTAGAGGAAGAAGCATCTCTAGTGACAGCCGAAGCAGCAGCTCACCATCCCCTAGACGCAGGTAG